TAAGGAGAGTATCGATACACGCCAACGGTTTCTTCCGTAAAGTTGCCAACGAAGGTGGATACATAGCCTGTACTATCAACAACGCCTGTATCGAGCCCCATGCCTGCCCGTGCCCGACCATGCTGGCTCACAGCAACGCCGGCCTGCAAGCCTACTTCTTTAAAGGTCCCATCTTGCTGGTTTTCGAAGAGGTAGTCATTTTCCGTATCATTGCCTACCATCACATCAATCCAGCCATCTTTGTTGAAGTCGATAGGGGCTACGCCCAGCGTTTTGTCTTTCAGTGTATCGAGGCCGGCTAAAAACCCTGCTTCACGGGTCCGATTGGTAAAGGTCCCGTCTCCGTTGTTGCGGTAGTAGTGGCTCGCACGTCCATTGTATTCCTGTGGCGTGCAAAACATCTTTTGCCCTTCAAATTTACACACGATGTCGTTGAGGAAGCTCCAGTCTACATAGTTGCCTACGTACAAATCCACAAAGCCGTCTTTGTCTGCATCAAAGAACATCGCCGAACTACTCCACGCGCTTTCGTCAGTTATCCCTGCATCGGCCCCAACTTCTACAAAGCGCCCCCCCTGGTTTTCGAAAAGCATGTTTTTCCAGAGGTTTGTCATAAAGAAGTCTTCGTCTCCATCATTGTCGTAATCAGCAACTGTAAAGCCAAAGCTATAGGTGTAGGTGTCTTTCAGGCCGCTGTTGGTGTACGTTACTTCGGTGAAAGATCCGTCTTTATTGTTTTCATAAAGCCGTACTGCCTGTACTTTTCTTCTTTCATGATGCGGGAAGGTGCCGCCTACAGCAAGCAGGATATCCGGCCAGTTGTCGTTGTTGTAATCGATAAACGCAGCGCCTGGACCGACAATTTCTGGCATCAGTTTGTTATCGAATCCACCGGTCTCGTGGGCGTATTCACCGAGGCCAGCAGATGCGGTGACATCTGTAAACACCGGGGCACCTATATCAAGCGAAGGAACGGCCGGCTCTTGCACACCACATCCCGTCAGGATACTGCCGAGCAACAAGATGCTGCCCAGTACAAGCAGTTTTGGGGCGTTAAACAACATAGGGGTATCAAAAATTCTTGGATTAACGAGATATTTGTTCATACGTATCAGCACCTTCAACGATAAATATCTCCTGGTTCTTTGCAATGTTTGTAAACACGGTGGCTGGTGAATTGGGCCATTCGATACGAAGCGTATCCACCTGGCTGTTGTCACCAAGGCCAAAAGTCACCGTTTTTTCCGAACTGGACAGGTAACTGGAAGCAGTCCGAATGCGCCGGACCATATCAAGCCCGTTTACAGTCGCTGTAATTTCTGCACCAATGGCATCACGATTCCCCTTCGTCCCCTGGACCTTTACGCGCAAAAATGACTGCCCCTGCTGGTCGTTTCGCCACAGGTAGGCTTTGCCACTATTTTCGGTAAAGAGCAAATCGAGGTCACCGTCTCTGTCGTAATCAGCCTGGGCCAACCCGCGCGCAACAAGCTGGTCGGTAAAGACGCCTTCATCTGCTTCATGCAGATCGAACACACCATTCCCGCGATTCAGGTAAAGTTGGGCCGGCTGCCGATAGGTTACTTTGTCCTTATCGCCAATCCGGTCTGGGTACACGTGGCCGTTAGCAAGCAAAATATCCATGTCTGTGTCTAGATCTGCATCAAACAGAATCAACCCAAACGTGAGAATCAACAAACTGGGGTAGCCGACCCGAGAAATGGCTGAGC
This window of the Bacteroidota bacterium genome carries:
- a CDS encoding CRTAC1 family protein, with the protein product MLFNAPKLLVLGSILLLGSILTGCGVQEPAVPSLDIGAPVFTDVTASAGLGEYAHETGGFDNKLMPEIVGPGAAFIDYNNDNWPDILLAVGGTFPHHERRKVQAVRLYENNKDGSFTEVTYTNSGLKDTYTYSFGFTVADYDNDGDEDFFMTNLWKNMLFENQGGRFVEVGADAGITDESAWSSSAMFFDADKDGFVDLYVGNYVDWSFLNDIVCKFEGQKMFCTPQEYNGRASHYYRNNGDGTFTNRTREAGFLAGLDTLKDKTLGVAPIDFNKDGWIDVMVGNDTENDYLFENQQDGTFKEVGLQAGVAVSQHGRARAGMGLDTGVVDSTGYVSTFVGNFTEETVGVYRYSPYGQFVDRATASRIAFPSNLTLTFGLSLLDIDLDTDLDLVTANGHVLTHISRIQEAIKFRQPPQIYLNRGNGVFDEFKSEAAPFNMPMVARGLTYADYDRDGDIDLLFVENDGPARLWRNDTQAGGYLRVKLEGVDSNRDAVGAHVIAVVPDLRIERWVKTGSSFLSSYEKTLTFGLGNNTTVDSLLIRWPSGAEEVLLDIDANQEILVREGDGQFTTLTGK